The DNA sequence GGTCATATATATTCCATTTACGCCtatataaaaaaactgaaaagccTCTAAAAACGTACTTTTTGGGGTCATCCTAGGCTATTGATCAAATCATTCAGTAGATATGAGTGAatacactttcaaatgtggtCCACAATGACCTTTATGTTGTGAACAATCTCCAAAGTTCATGAATCTTGGTACGCTTTcttatttgtaaaattatttaattaatttaaagttgTCCTGATTTGATCATTCAAAATTCTTTCATTCAGGAGACTGTAAATCCTGTGAATCTATATCGAAGAATGCCTCGATCAAGACCCAGCATCCCTCCATCACAGAGGAGTGAAGAGACCAagagaattgcaaaaatatttgcTTCAAAGTTTACAGAAGGAAGTTAGTACATTCTTCTGATTTATGTGTgcacttgtttttaatttttttttttaaatttgtatttaaagtATGTGCATTTTTGATGCTTATTTATttcttacataatgcaatatgGTTTCCTAATGGGATTTTTGGATAATGTAAGCATTAAAAAAGTTGTTTATTTGCAGTAATAAactatttttgtaataaataatttttgtatttccaTATATGGCTAATTGTTTTTGTCCCATTTTCACTATTTAGTTTTACATTGTTGGTTGTCTATGGCAGGTAAATGCTGTCAGACTGAGCTGCTCAAAGGCTTTAAGCATTTAGCTGACAGATGAGAAAATTGCCCAATTTGAGCTGCTGCAGACAATAGCACATACTGACAGTGATGTAACCAAAGTATTATCCAGAGACAAAAGAAGCCAACGGTCAGACAAAAGCCTCTCTTTACCCTCTCAGCCTGTTTAATAAGCTCTAATTAGAGAGATGAGTCTGATCAAGGAACTGGACCTCATGTTGACCTTCTTCTAAACCAGATGAATCAATTGACAGACTCGAAGCCAAAGAGAATGGCAGCAAATTAGGCTAAATATAATGCATGAAAACTATTAACCATACCAGTTATTAACAATTTTACTATTGATAAATACTTGTAATGTAACATTACCaatagtttatttaaactgtaaaagTAGGCTTTGAtgataaaaatgcaacattcagttaatatgttttaatggttgtatttatttgaccaacatataatatatgatattatatgatatataataatatatttagagACCAGAACAGTCAGTGACATTATACATTAATGATGACAAATGGTACTCAGTATTTCTGAAATGAAATGGacattaatttttaaactaaaataaactaaaacacaattgttatatatatatatatatatatatataaacatggtaacactttagtttagggtccaattctcaccattaactagttgcttattagcatgcatattactagcttattggctgtttattagtacttttaaagcacaaattaatgccttattcttcttgaccatattctacatcccttccTCCttcccaatacctaaacttaacaactaccttactaactaataATAAGgagtaattaggagtttgaggcaaaagtcgtagttaatagtgagaattggaccctaatctaaagtgtgaccatatatatatctcagaaacaaatatatatcagaaacaaaatggttttaaaaataatttagagTTTCTGGATCACCAGCACAACTTTACTAGGGAGTCTGGTGAATGTTAGGTTGAATCTTGTCAAGTGGCTGTAAAGCAGCGTGTCTTTGTGGCCGTCGGCAAATCTCAGTGCATTTACATAAACCTTGTTTATGGCTCCGTTCATTTTTGGATATCAAAGTCGAGCATATATCAACACAGCCATGATGCTTTAGAGGAGGAAGATATGATATCGGAGATAAATGAGGATACTGGAAGCCAGGCAGTAAGATAACAGGATAGAGGCCACTGTAAACATTGATCGCGGTCGGTGAGTACCCGAAGTTTGGATGATGCCGAAGACGGGAAAAATCAACATCTTGATTGTATATTTGTGCTTGTAGTATGAGGTTCTGGATCTTCTCAGCTTGAATAAGATGACGGTGGCATAACGTCTGAGAGCTTTGAAGTGATTCCACAAAATCTGTCAGCAGAAGTTTTCCTTCTGTGAACTTTTGCCAGAGATTCTGAAGAGTGGAAGACGGAAGTCTCAATCAAGGCTTTGAAATGATAACTTAAGTTTTTCAAATCTGCATTTCATGAGTCATATCTCAGATGTACCTCAGACTGACGCAAGGACTGACTGGTCTTCTCCTTAATAAGTTTATGAATCGCTCTAAGGCTGAGTTTTTGTTGTAAAGTTTCTGCATGTGGCACAAGAAGCATTACATCAGTTGTACAGTAGAAAAAAGCGTCATATTACAAGCATAATCTCACCACACAGAGAACTTACCCAGCCTTCTCTGTTTGCGTTGAATTGAAGACACCATTTGACCAAGAATCTGGTACTTTTCAGCTAAGAGAATTTTAGAGTTGCTCAGATGTGGCTGATGTGCTAAATTCTGCTCTGCGAGCCAACAGTTGGACGTCATCAAGATCATTTTACACCTCTGAAGATGCTGTAACTGCAGGCAAGTCCTTCAGATCAAGTAAGTCATGTACAAATGCAAAATACATGTAAAATCTTGATGGTGTACTTGTAGTTTGGTACCTTTGAATTGACCCTGACAGTTTCTCGCATCCTTTCCTCGTCTTCCAAGAGCTCCAGAAGCTGAGCAGTGTTCAAACACTTGAGATTTAGCATTGAATCCCCTTCATGAGGCATTGCAGCCCATTTATAAAGACACTGCCTCTCACCCGGGACTTGATCTACTGGAGCTCTGAGGTCACGGTGCATTTGTACATCTTGTAACATGATAACAAGCTCCAGAGAGGTTGGTTACAAGGGATTTCTGAGCTTATACTGGAGCCAACATATACCAGCACAGAACTACACATTCTCCTACACACTTTATTAATGTAAATGAGGGCTTCTGTGGGCCTTCAGCACCTTGGACAGCTCTAGAAAATTTAGAATAACCTTAGAAAAACTTTAGAAAATATTACTTGTGTTATTTATCTACATTCAACTGTTTAGATATGAGTTATCTAGGTTTTATTCTatgaaatgcataaataattataaaagaatgtCCCACACCCACATTTATTGTCTGTTACGATAGGCAGAGAAGATGAGATAAGGttcttttatcattatttacactttccaaaaaattaaacatagataactcatatttaaacagtagaatatttactttcttaattacttaattatatACTTAAGTGTTTACAAATTCCATTTGTTATATTAGCAAATGTGCACGTTTGATtggtaaaatataaaacatataggACATATaactattatatttattatcttGTGATGTATTATTAAAAGACtattcaaccctgttaccatTTTATTTCCCCCTATTTTATAAACAAACCAAACTCATAATGACATCATCCTTTCAGGAAGTAAATGTTGcaatcctctttttttttttgcattttataattaatttcgTACGGTTTGTCTAAAGAGTATGACAATAAATTGTCAACCCTGTTACTGTGATTTTCTgtaataatctgttatttaaaaaccctctttctAGCAAGACCACAAACACAACATAATAATGGCCAAATGAATTATAAAACTGTCAACATGGTTATCGTCAACCCTGTTACTTTACATTTAGTTATATTCAAACATATTActtttcattaaagggttagttcatcttcggaacccaaattatgatattttttgatgaaattcgatggctcagtgaggcctcaattgccagcaagataatgaacactttcaatgcccagaaaggtactaaagacatattttaaaaagttcatgtgactacagtggtttaaccttaatgctatgaagcgacgagaatactttttgtgcaccaaaaaaaacaaaataacgactttattcaacaatatctagtgatggccgatttcaaaatactacttcatgaagcttcgaagctttacaaatcttttgtttcgaatcagtggttcggagcatgtatcaaactgccaaagtcatgtgatttcagtaaacgaggctttgttatgtcataagtgactttggcagtttgatacacgctccgaaccactggttcaaaacaaaagatttgtgaagcttcatgaagttaATTATCTtatgtgttaattatcttgctggcagtAGAGGCCTCACTGtaccatcggattttatcaaaaatatcttaatttatatcttaattaatgacagaattttcctttttgggtgaactaacccttaaatttagattaaaattaaaatattacctCTTTGAAATGGCAAAGGCACGCCATTGATAGAATGAAACTTCTGATATTATTTTCCAAACAGGGGTGGAAACTATTAAGCATGTGACAAATGCCTTCTAAAACTCACAAGACAGACAATGCTCTGATTATAAAGAGCTTGACATGACATCTTTGTTTTGGATTAAATCCTATCTTGCTGTCCAGTAGCATGTCCTTTATGAGGTTATGTAACACTTGATCTTCTTTCCCACTGTTTCAAGTTTATATTACTTTAACCTTAAAGTGTTATCCTGTTATACTTTGACTTTAAGAGGTTCAAGCACTTAGCCACTTAGTCATTCATTTCCAAGCCACCCTGCAACAGGAATAACTTGTCATAATTTGGGTGTTCACACCTTAGGTACTTACCCAGGCATTACCACACATGCCCCCCAGTATGACGTAGCTTGACTGTTGTTCATGTCCTTTCACTGACTGCAGCCAGTTAAAGTAAACAGTCTTTTGGATCAGATATAGCCACGGTAGACTAAATGTGACCATGCTAGCTAATCCTCTTTGCTTCTGTGATCCCAAAGAGTCTGGAGTCCTCCGGACTTCAGAGACTCAAAGGTGTTTTCTGCCTGATGAGCGGAAGAGCATGCAACACTATGGCTGGCGATACAGATTCATGTTGCTCTATGTAAGTAATTACAACCCCAACACATACTATAAGAAAAACTAGAAACCTGTACAAATAATGCTTTCTTGACTGAGGTCACCCACTTTTCAAATGCTTTGTTGTTGCATAAACGTTTGTTGTATACAAGATAATATAGTTCTGTACCAATATGGTGTATGAGGTTAGACTGATTTGTTTAGAATGTTGTTTAGAACTGAGCTGCtattatagttaatattttgaattagattttatgttttaattttagttggATTTAGTGATTTtgctgttttgtcatttttattcgtTTTTGTCAATATGGTTTAGGCTTCATTATGTTAatcaacttaaactaaatgaaaattacatgTTGCTGTAgtaactagctgaaataaaatacgtttaagggttttagttttagttaaccatAATAACCATGAATCAGACAGGACCACAATTTGATTATTGTTTTGGACcattttagcttttatttttgtgcCTCCTCATTAATGAAGCCATTATTCAGactattttacagtatattttctCTGTTTATGCATGTTTATAGAAGAAAAACAGATGGTTTTATGAGTTATTCTCTTTagcagtgtttcatttttttgtgcttccatAATAGCAGTACATGTAAGCATATTTGAGgactatatgtaagaattttcatgtattattcgatttttttttttttacattaattttattttattttattttattttatttttgccaaTGTGTGAAGTTGTGAGCTTGTAACGAAACTTTAAAAAACGAGACCTTCCCCGgcttcctaggttgtctatgaaagcctgattttttttgtgaaggactcgggacgtttttgccgggaaaattAAAAGGATGAGACGTTTACGCGCGCTCCCGAGATCCTCTCTTCCGTCCAATGACacaataaattaatgtttatgctATGTTCAGGAGGATAATACCGAAAGAGCTATTCtgtaatgtcaatacaaagaatgtcatacaaagaaaagggattaattcaaacATAGTCAGATCTATGttctcaaatatactttataatcaaactatcataacagtgtaattttatttaccTCATTTGTCGACATGATGTCGGTGgattgcagagctggtgcaaacatatccacatcgctatgatcaatTACTGCTTTTTCACAGCTTTGTTgcgtttattttgttattgagaggaaagtgaGCAGAACATATTAACATATCTAACCGTCACTCTCAGCAGCGTGGGTGGTGTCTGGATGTTTgttaacagtatatcgctgcaaaggtatttccaacttctttttatTTCTAAGCAAAGAACAAAACACAACTTTGCCGTGAGTACATCGGGGCCTTGACTGAATGAAGTCCAGTGTCTTGTACGTTTCGTGCGCACTAGTGCGAGCACGAGCACGACCAATAAATTGCTGGCCGCAGTTCACTTAAcagccaccggtgtcgctaaaaACAAGAGTTTCTGAATCCTACATATAGCCCGAGCTGTGGCTAAAAATGTTTAACAACACAAGCTCTGTTGTCTacatcatttaaatgtgtttgggCCTGTGAAATGGCAGTAAGTGCATGTTATTGCTGTCTCTAACACAACTATCCTGTTCTGCTGTAACAGTTTGAGGTTGTCATGGACTCTCTGAAGACATTGGACTCTGCGATGTCCATTGAGATGTGTACTTTGTTATAAGCAGCTCAGACTGAGGCAGGACACTCATGAGTGCCGACACAGCCAACAGGATGGATCTGGACCCTGATTATAATGCTGAACTGGCTGACATGGTAGCAGCCATGAATGTGTCTGCCAACAGACTGACCCCTCCAAATGGTCAGAGGACCACCCCACATCGCCTCAATCTCTCTGATCGCAAGATGTCACTCCAAGAGAGATCAAGTTCCGTGAATGGCTTCACCCCAAGAATAGCCAGAAGACCCACTATTGAATCGAAGCGGGTGTCTATCTCTGATGGTGATGTGAGTCGGGCATAAGATTTTTGACTTTTGCAGCATGTTACCTCAGATTGTTGACCATCAATGAGTATGTTCAGCAAAATATGGCATTGTTACTGAAATTCATTATGTAAGGGCTATCACAATATCAGATTTTCATTACATGATTGTGGCCAAAAGAATTCAGGATATTATCGCAATTTCTACACGGAACAaaattggtgtaggatttacttagaaataattttcactctgaaattgctagtaaatttcacaactaaatacaaagaaatggcaagtaataAACACAAAGTTTTGAagcagaaagactgaaatagtattttattactacaaattttatttaccaccttgaaaaatcatttttaccaAAAGTTTGGGGAACAAATTAATCTTTAaccttattttttaagtttattttgtgtcttttcttttttggtacagtttattcactatagtttaaaaaaaaatggtaataaaatatgacaagatttcagagttaaactgtgtaaaaaaaaaaattaatcttaattatgtcagataacacttaagcaaaacatgttcaggtcaaagtgtctgaataatttttggttccaaatttttattaattttattggtagtccactgtatgaagaattttttggatataatatgtcacagtttactttattttgctatcctcacttacataaatgaactatagtgtcctgcacccaagtaaaaatatatcaaaaattaaaaaaaaaaaacgtctgaataatttttggtttgactgtatatcctTTTTTACCCACAGGACTGTGTCCAGCTAAACCAGTACAAGTTAAAGAGTGAAATAGGAAAGGTTTGTGATTGTTTTAAATACTTATGATTGGTTGGAAAGATCACAcatgcataaatataaacataatgtTATCTGGTAACCTTCCTTTTTACCCAGGGTTCATATGGGGTGGTCAAATTAGCACATAATGAAGATGATGACCAGTATTATGTAAGTAAATGTGTTGTAAAATTGTATGTCAGCATTTAGTCATAACATTATCATTCGTAACATATagtaattgttaaaaaaattatattataatgacTAAATgcttataaaacaataaaatggtataaaatagtataatataatttattgcaGGCTATGAAGTTGGTATCCAAAAAGAAGTTAATAAAGCAGTTTGGATTCCCACGTAAGCAATACACATTTCCATTTTAAGcttgtgacttttttcttatGAAGTTTAGTCTTATGTCTGCAGAACATTAATGTTGTGATGGTTGTGTAGGTCGACATCCTTCCAGAGACTCCAATGGATCACAAGAGAATCTTTTAAAGCATTCTGGCCTGTTGGACCGAGTATATCAAGAAGTTGCTATTTTGAAGAAACTTGACCATCTTAATGTTGTCAAATTAGTTGAGGTGAGTCAGATCTGTACTGTTTCTTAGAGAATGTTTCACTGGACAAGTCAAATATGTTGTAGTAGCTATAAAGAATAACAAACCAAAACACATCTGTCCCCTGATATTTAACTGAAGGTTCTTGATGACCCAGCTGAGGATAACTTGCACATGGGTGagtaattctgtcattattcttCGATATAGAACAGTTTGCTTtataccaaagactatagaataacacaagacgcgtcactcctactgttttgaatgggagaaagtgcaacgcgcaatatggtggaataagtcccgccttctaaataagagccaatcgccgattggtaaagtcatcgcgtcactgcagcggccgttagaagctccggtttctatagaaacagtcagacgcgcgcctccgaaataaGGCACAagagagacgcgcatttaggactgcgaatgcgcattagcttgatccagcctgaaaaatacagttttttgtcatgattcgaacgtttagaaacaaaatttatgagacagttgttgtcagatttcattggtgatttcaaatatgaaatttaatcgaaagcttggcaaacagctttggagaatttgatgtttccccattcaaagagataggagctgcacttggatgcccgagaggcgtttcaaagatggccgccgagtgaaatgacttgtcttaaagggactttgtttaTACTCTTTGATTTATTCCGTGTATCCTTTTCTCAGTCTTCGAGTTGGTACCTAAAGGGTGAGTATTTGTACCTATAGATCACAAATTTttctttagtttgttttttttctctcataatTTGTTTCACCTGACCCTAGTCCAGTGATGGAGGTCCCTACAGACAGTCCACTAACAGAAGAAATGGCTCATTTCTACTTCAGAGATGTCATCTTAGGAATTGAATACTGTACGTTTCCCTagtatataaaagtattttgtatttGCCATCTATAAACTTTGAGGTTAGTtctttgtttcatgttttattttttagtgcACTATCAGAAAATCATACATAGAGACATCAAACCCTCAAATCTGTTGCTGGGGGATGATGGGCACATCAAGATAGCAGATTTTGGTGTCAGTAATGTGTTTGAGGGGAATGATGCTCTCCTGTCAAACAGTGCAGGAACACCAGCTTTCATGGCGCCTGAAACTCTGACCGATCAGGACCTGAGATTCAGTGGAAAGGTTAGAAAACTTCTAGAATATTCTGATTTGCATACAATGAAGACATTGATTCTTTAGCATTTACAATTGACTCTCATTGGCTTCAGGCTCTAGATATATGGGCAATGGGAGTGACGCTATATTGTTTCGTCTTTGGAAAGGTAAGACATTTACCTGTGTATATATcaaatacaatattattgtcaaatattatttttcaaatacaatatgttaatattttgttgtgcaGTGTCCTTTCCATGATGAATACATCTTAGGCCTGCATGATAAGATCAGGACTATGGCAGTGGAGTTCCCAGACAAGTGAGTCACAAACACAGATGAACCATTTTACAAGGTTAAGCCCCCCTCATTTACTCAAAGCATTTGAAACAGCCCATGTAATAGTTTTTGTATTGTTTGCACAGGCCTGTGATCAGTGAGGGGCTGAAGGAGCTCATTACCAGAATGCTGGACAAAGTCCCTGAAACTAGAATCACATTACCAGAAATAAAGGTGAAATCATAATAAAAGATTGCTgagaagtattttaaaatgtgaactTCAGTGTTACTGTAATCTGGTGTCTGTGGGCAGTTGCACACATGGGTGACGGTGGATGGCACGGATCCCCTTCCCCTGGAGGAGGAGCACTGCACAGTGGTGGAGGTCACTGAGGAGGAGGTGCAGAACTCTGTCAAACTAGTTCCCAGCCTGTCTGCTGTGGTGAGTACatctgagaaagaaaacaaaagatatAGTTCACACAGGGAACAATGTCTctctcgtccacttgtgatctgatcgaccaaaatgcatcttaaaggattagtttacttcagaattaaaatttcctggaggagaaaatgagatcgTTTTTCACCCTACCCTACCCTGCTGCTGGGTTGCATGCGTGACATTTCCATTACGTAATgcgcattgcagagctagtgcaagacgagcatttgtggtttatttttttttagaaagtggctgatcgtttcgctagataagacccttagtcctcgtctgggattgcattagagccctttgaagctgaattgaaactgcaatttggaccttcaacctgttggtaaccGTTGAAGTCtgct is a window from the Ctenopharyngodon idella isolate HZGC_01 chromosome 15, HZGC01, whole genome shotgun sequence genome containing:
- the camkk1b gene encoding calcium/calmodulin-dependent protein kinase kinase 1b, encoding MSADTANRMDLDPDYNAELADMVAAMNVSANRLTPPNGQRTTPHRLNLSDRKMSLQERSSSVNGFTPRIARRPTIESKRVSISDGDDCVQLNQYKLKSEIGKGSYGVVKLAHNEDDDQYYAMKLVSKKKLIKQFGFPRRHPSRDSNGSQENLLKHSGLLDRVYQEVAILKKLDHLNVVKLVEVLDDPAEDNLHMVFELVPKGPVMEVPTDSPLTEEMAHFYFRDVILGIEYLHYQKIIHRDIKPSNLLLGDDGHIKIADFGVSNVFEGNDALLSNSAGTPAFMAPETLTDQDLRFSGKALDIWAMGVTLYCFVFGKCPFHDEYILGLHDKIRTMAVEFPDKPVISEGLKELITRMLDKVPETRITLPEIKLHTWVTVDGTDPLPLEEEHCTVVEVTEEEVQNSVKLVPSLSAVILVKSMLRKRSFSNPFECPSRRQGRSMSAPGGLTLDMSLFRPLSRGSNSNGSREGELENLIEDETYS